A window of the Schlesneria paludicola DSM 18645 genome harbors these coding sequences:
- a CDS encoding DUF1559 domain-containing protein gives MSKSIHRGFTLIELLVVIAIIAVLIALLLPAVQQAREAARRSQCANNLKQIGLALHNYHDAMSIFPYGSAHNAMAFTQAGQTVNNHSGWPLLLPYLDQTPLYNKFDFTAATRNSLFSGWDSSSQGTLAGTTTAQNANMALSTVRLSVLSCPSDAGAELYTSATSYYGCGVADSQLINYGFSDTDGGPWGLWDNEGRTTRGLFGQNSHSKIRDVADGTSNTAAIVETTREVWDGNGNVWACSQYAGNGVFLGDARGINMLVCCGWDNPVPNSRPRILGKNGDFNLPGSSHAGGCFCLLVDGSVRFLNQTMDSVTRRNLSYISDGNVLGEF, from the coding sequence ATGTCAAAATCAATTCATCGCGGCTTCACTTTGATCGAGCTTCTCGTGGTGATTGCCATCATTGCTGTTCTCATCGCGTTGCTGCTTCCGGCAGTACAGCAGGCGCGCGAAGCGGCGCGTCGTTCGCAGTGCGCGAACAACCTCAAACAAATTGGCCTGGCACTGCACAACTACCATGATGCTATGTCGATCTTCCCCTACGGTTCGGCCCACAATGCCATGGCATTCACGCAAGCCGGACAGACGGTCAACAACCACTCCGGCTGGCCATTGCTCTTGCCGTATTTGGACCAGACTCCGCTGTACAATAAGTTTGACTTTACTGCGGCGACGCGTAATAGCCTTTTCAGTGGCTGGGACAGTAGCAGTCAAGGAACCTTGGCTGGAACGACGACTGCACAGAATGCCAACATGGCCTTGTCCACTGTCCGCCTGTCGGTCTTGAGTTGCCCGAGCGATGCCGGCGCCGAGCTGTATACGTCCGCGACCTCGTACTACGGTTGCGGAGTGGCCGATAGTCAGTTGATCAATTATGGCTTCAGCGACACCGATGGCGGTCCCTGGGGATTGTGGGATAACGAAGGTCGAACGACGCGTGGCCTGTTCGGACAAAACTCACACTCCAAGATTCGCGACGTCGCGGACGGGACGAGTAACACCGCCGCGATCGTCGAGACCACACGCGAAGTGTGGGACGGCAACGGAAACGTCTGGGCCTGTAGCCAGTATGCCGGAAACGGTGTATTCCTTGGAGACGCACGTGGGATCAACATGCTGGTCTGCTGTGGGTGGGACAACCCAGTCCCCAACTCGCGGCCACGCATTTTGGGCAAGAATGGCGACTTCAACCTGCCGGGAAGTTCCCATGCGGGTGGTTGCTTTTGCCTTCTGGTGGACGGCTCTGTTCGCTTCTTGAACCAGACCATGGACTCGGTGACGCGACGCAACCTCAGCTACATCTCGGACGGAAACGTACTGGGAGAGTTTTAA
- a CDS encoding DUF1559 domain-containing protein, which yields MSQTKRRLGFTLIELLVVIAIIAVLIALLLPAVQQAREAARRTQCKNNLKQFGLALHNYHDVALTFPGGTNGSGCRSSSTCPTAQTGRSRISAFVPLLPYYDQVNLYNQYSAQPTAPWSQQIATLKPHPYWNTKIAMLMCPSDINRVLDSSSSLVGMPSTNYLFCNGDGSRLMCSFDELVDGRDCTNTRGMFGQQSRTRIGDITDGTSNTIAMSEHVTPSGSNTLGWVLKTYGESTNPPSVCASQYNRTTRTYVQGDIEGDDGFQGSRWPDGGALFTRFNTMLPPNSASCIEADNEWTGGVLSASSRHAGGVQVLMADGAVRFVSENIHAGNSGAVEVTSGVSPYGVWGALGTKSGGEVVGEF from the coding sequence GTGTCACAGACGAAACGCAGGCTTGGCTTTACGTTGATTGAATTGTTAGTTGTCATTGCCATCATCGCGGTATTAATTGCCTTGCTCTTACCCGCTGTACAGCAGGCGCGAGAGGCCGCCCGTCGAACGCAGTGCAAGAACAATTTGAAACAGTTCGGGCTGGCCCTTCATAACTATCACGACGTGGCCCTGACATTTCCTGGTGGGACGAATGGATCGGGTTGCCGCTCGTCAAGCACCTGTCCGACGGCCCAAACGGGGCGCAGCCGCATCAGCGCCTTTGTGCCACTGCTGCCTTACTACGACCAAGTGAATCTGTATAACCAGTACTCTGCACAACCCACAGCACCTTGGAGTCAACAGATTGCGACCTTGAAGCCGCATCCTTATTGGAACACCAAGATTGCGATGCTGATGTGCCCATCGGACATCAATCGAGTGCTGGACTCGTCTTCCTCCCTTGTCGGGATGCCAAGCACGAATTACTTGTTCTGCAACGGGGATGGCTCGCGGCTCATGTGCTCGTTTGACGAACTCGTCGATGGTCGTGATTGTACAAATACACGAGGGATGTTCGGCCAGCAGTCGCGTACGCGGATCGGCGATATCACTGACGGTACAAGCAACACGATCGCGATGTCGGAACATGTGACACCATCGGGATCGAATACGCTGGGATGGGTATTGAAAACTTACGGCGAATCCACCAACCCGCCGTCAGTGTGCGCGTCACAGTACAATCGGACGACGAGAACTTATGTCCAAGGAGACATTGAGGGTGACGACGGATTCCAAGGATCGCGATGGCCTGACGGCGGAGCATTATTCACGCGATTCAATACGATGCTTCCTCCGAATAGCGCGTCGTGTATTGAGGCCGACAACGAATGGACGGGCGGTGTGTTGAGCGCATCGAGCCGCCACGCAGGCGGAGTTCAAGTCCTGATGGCGGATGGTGCCGTTCGATTTGTCAGCGAGAACATTCACGCCGGAAATTCCGGAGCAGTGGAAGTCACTTCGGGTGTCAGCCCCTATGGCGTCTGGGGCGCACTGGGAACGAAATCGGGCGGGGAAGTCGTTGGAGAATTCTAA
- a CDS encoding prenyltransferase/squalene oxidase repeat-containing protein, producing MARVSLVALFLLGFSSKVFVFADEPTGVPSAIPSAAVEQVHQTIDRAIGYLQAESAAWLKTRKCAACHHLPMPLWALSEAAQQGYAIDQKYLKETTESLLGSREKLMSSRIFPNPADTPDPRPQGRGLNMGLPFLAVASQAMPELDEGQKQSLKLIADEIVSKQQPDGSWEFFATLRRPPINESQTTDAAWIIMALTAEAGTDAPESRRVALAKAATWFDAALPSANLHQDRALRLLLGVRAGKSRESLQVTINELLALQRPDGGWSQTVPEPKSDAFATGQTLYVLSLAGRAANEPEIKRGIDFLVATQTPDGSWPMISRSTPDGSPGSSKLMSPINCAAASWATLGLAKLSPKSRN from the coding sequence ATGGCTCGCGTTTCCCTTGTCGCGCTGTTTCTGCTCGGGTTTTCGTCCAAAGTGTTCGTCTTTGCTGACGAACCGACTGGTGTTCCTTCTGCAATTCCATCGGCTGCGGTGGAGCAGGTTCATCAGACGATTGATCGCGCGATCGGGTACTTGCAGGCGGAAAGCGCGGCCTGGCTAAAGACGCGGAAGTGCGCGGCCTGCCATCATCTCCCCATGCCACTCTGGGCGTTGAGTGAGGCGGCACAGCAGGGGTACGCGATCGATCAAAAATACCTGAAGGAGACGACCGAGTCGCTGCTGGGGAGCCGGGAGAAACTGATGTCGTCGAGGATCTTTCCGAATCCCGCAGACACCCCTGATCCACGTCCTCAGGGGCGGGGTCTCAATATGGGGCTTCCATTTCTGGCAGTGGCTTCGCAGGCGATGCCTGAATTGGATGAGGGGCAGAAACAGAGTCTGAAGTTGATCGCAGACGAGATTGTTAGCAAGCAGCAACCCGATGGCTCGTGGGAATTCTTCGCGACACTTAGGCGGCCGCCGATCAATGAGTCTCAAACGACCGATGCCGCCTGGATCATCATGGCGCTCACGGCGGAGGCGGGGACCGACGCACCCGAATCACGCCGTGTCGCCCTGGCAAAAGCAGCCACCTGGTTCGACGCCGCACTCCCTTCAGCAAACCTCCATCAAGACCGTGCCCTGAGGCTGCTATTGGGCGTACGGGCTGGAAAGTCGCGCGAATCACTGCAGGTCACGATCAACGAGCTACTCGCCTTGCAACGTCCCGACGGCGGATGGAGCCAAACGGTGCCTGAGCCGAAAAGCGACGCGTTCGCCACGGGTCAGACGCTGTATGTGTTGTCTCTCGCGGGACGCGCGGCGAACGAGCCAGAAATCAAACGAGGGATTGATTTCCTGGTCGCCACGCAAACGCCCGATGGCAGTTGGCCGATGATCTCTCGCTCGACCCCCGATGGGTCTCCCGGCAGTTCCAAACTGATGTCGCCAATCAACTGTGCGGCAGCCTCCTGGGCCACACTCGGTCTGGCAAAGCTGTCGCCGAAGTCGCGGAATTGA
- a CDS encoding Gfo/Idh/MocA family protein, which yields MTKSPSPRVNRRQFLAASSAATMALPYFVPARAFGANDRIRTGHIGVGGRGMGHLDGFIEQVVAVCDVDKSHLAEAVKHLKSKGRQVDAYSDYRRLLERKDLDAVVIATPDHWHALPTIDACSAGKDVFVEKPLSLTVAEGRKMVEAARRYERVVQTGSQQRSDPLFRRAVELIRSGRLGRLKQILVGIPQVRFRGTKIADSAPPPELDFNFWLGPAPLRPYNANQVHYNFRYFWDYSGGQMTNWGAHHIDIAQWALDADHSGPIEIEGTATFDGKGLYDVTSTCRATHTFANGVQLTVGQLQNDIPLGATFIGTAGRLYVDRGKIESTPAELMKEPLAADAVHLEVSNDHTQNFLDCIKSRKAPISDVEIGHRSATLCHLGNIAVRLGRKIHWDAASEKILGDPEALSMLERPSRAPWALS from the coding sequence ATGACCAAGAGCCCAAGTCCGCGAGTCAACCGCCGCCAGTTTCTGGCGGCCTCGTCTGCCGCAACGATGGCGCTGCCGTATTTCGTGCCGGCCAGGGCCTTTGGTGCCAATGATCGGATTCGCACCGGACACATCGGTGTCGGCGGACGGGGAATGGGACATCTCGATGGATTCATTGAGCAAGTGGTTGCTGTTTGCGATGTTGACAAGTCACATCTTGCTGAAGCCGTCAAGCATTTGAAGAGCAAAGGACGCCAGGTCGACGCCTATAGTGACTATCGTCGATTGCTCGAACGCAAAGACCTTGACGCGGTTGTCATTGCCACGCCAGACCACTGGCATGCCCTGCCGACGATTGATGCCTGCAGCGCCGGAAAAGATGTGTTTGTGGAAAAGCCACTGTCACTCACTGTGGCTGAAGGCCGGAAAATGGTCGAGGCGGCCCGTCGGTACGAGCGAGTCGTCCAGACGGGCTCTCAACAGCGGTCAGATCCCTTGTTCCGCCGAGCCGTCGAATTGATTCGCTCCGGCAGGCTTGGTCGGTTGAAGCAGATCCTTGTGGGTATTCCGCAGGTCAGGTTCCGCGGGACCAAGATCGCCGACTCCGCCCCCCCACCAGAGCTAGACTTCAATTTCTGGCTGGGGCCCGCACCGCTGCGTCCCTACAACGCCAATCAGGTTCACTACAACTTTCGGTATTTCTGGGATTATTCCGGCGGTCAGATGACCAACTGGGGAGCGCATCATATCGACATCGCGCAGTGGGCACTTGATGCGGATCATAGTGGACCCATCGAGATTGAAGGGACAGCGACGTTCGATGGGAAGGGGCTTTACGATGTGACGTCGACTTGCAGGGCGACTCATACCTTCGCAAATGGAGTCCAGTTGACCGTAGGTCAACTGCAGAACGACATCCCGCTGGGGGCAACGTTCATTGGCACGGCTGGGCGGTTGTACGTCGATCGGGGAAAGATAGAAAGCACCCCTGCAGAGTTGATGAAAGAGCCGCTGGCAGCCGACGCCGTTCATCTGGAAGTGAGTAACGACCACACACAGAATTTTCTGGACTGCATCAAATCGCGGAAGGCTCCGATTAGTGATGTCGAAATTGGGCATCGTAGTGCGACGCTTTGTCACCTCGGAAACATCGCCGTTCGTCTCGGCAGAAAGATCCACTGGGACGCTGCCTCGGAGAAGATCTTGGGTGATCCAGAGGCGCTGTCGATGCTGGAGCGTCCCAGTCGCGCGCCTTGGGCGTTGTCGTAG
- a CDS encoding GntR family transcriptional regulator translates to MSSRFSLQFEIHPSSGVPIYRQLMDQLRTLIASGRLAPGELIPSVRQMAEELQVNLMTVSKAYARLEADGVLERDRGIGMRVKPPQSGGTKAERLEQLRPLAEQLSILAWQLKLTDEQVLQLVKQELKDRPT, encoded by the coding sequence ATGAGCTCCCGGTTTTCATTGCAGTTTGAGATTCACCCGTCATCGGGTGTGCCGATCTATCGGCAGTTGATGGACCAGCTGCGCACGCTGATTGCCAGCGGCCGACTCGCGCCGGGAGAGCTGATTCCCAGCGTTCGGCAGATGGCGGAAGAGCTTCAAGTCAACTTGATGACCGTCTCCAAGGCCTACGCCCGACTTGAGGCTGACGGAGTGCTCGAGCGCGACCGCGGGATTGGAATGCGAGTGAAACCACCGCAGTCCGGTGGGACGAAGGCCGAACGATTGGAGCAACTTCGTCCGCTGGCAGAGCAACTGTCGATCCTGGCCTGGCAATTGAAGCTGACCGACGAACAGGTGTTGCAACTCGTCAAACAAGAACTCAAGGATCGCCCCACATGA
- a CDS encoding transposase codes for PKQVVKLAELMKYNLRSVRSHLLREEFQRFWEYASAGWAGKFLDEWCARTMRSRLEPMKRVARMLRNHRNLILNWFRARGAISAGVVEGFNNKAKLTTKKAYGFRTYEAIEIALYHQLGKLPEPEFTHRFW; via the coding sequence AAGCAAGTCGTGAAGCTGGCGGAACTGATGAAATACAATTTGCGTTCGGTGAGATCGCACTTGTTGAGAGAAGAGTTTCAGCGGTTCTGGGAATACGCTTCGGCAGGTTGGGCTGGGAAGTTTCTCGACGAATGGTGCGCTCGAACGATGCGGTCTCGCCTGGAACCGATGAAGCGGGTCGCTCGCATGCTGCGAAACCATCGCAACCTAATTCTCAACTGGTTCCGAGCGCGGGGAGCGATTTCCGCAGGTGTCGTCGAGGGATTCAACAATAAGGCGAAACTGACTACCAAAAAAGCTTATGGTTTTCGCACCTATGAAGCGATCGAAATCGCTTTGTACCATCAACTTGGAAAGCTGCCAGAACCAGAATTCACCCACAGATTCTGGTGA
- a CDS encoding ABC transporter ATP-binding protein — translation MNALSRPLPASPLVGSEAEFSGLPPIVCEGLRKRFGHHEVLSGVDLTIPAGAVVGLVGTNGAGKSTLINCLLGLLKPTGGNARIWGEDPWFLSARAKSNLGYVPQTVQLQPWMRVEQLLDFTAAFYEHWDHRWTETLLTRLDLPREQRVGPLSVGQQQKLALALALGHRPSLLILDEPVASLDPIARRELLATLMELALDNRHTVLFSTHITSDLERIATHVAVLREGKIVLFDELDSVKDRVKRLRLTASSPFPERLMIRAAIRTQVDGCHALATVTDLSDDLLAELRQKFNATISVEDLNLEDIFVELHQRPSEHVGGLR, via the coding sequence ATGAACGCATTGTCGCGCCCATTGCCGGCCTCACCGCTTGTTGGTTCTGAGGCCGAATTCTCCGGACTGCCGCCCATCGTTTGCGAGGGGCTTCGCAAGCGTTTTGGGCACCATGAAGTCCTGTCCGGCGTCGATCTCACGATCCCTGCCGGTGCCGTCGTGGGATTGGTCGGCACGAACGGTGCCGGCAAATCGACGCTCATCAATTGCCTGTTGGGACTACTCAAACCTACCGGAGGAAACGCGAGAATCTGGGGCGAAGACCCATGGTTCCTAAGTGCACGGGCGAAGTCAAATCTCGGCTATGTGCCACAGACGGTGCAGCTTCAACCCTGGATGCGGGTCGAGCAACTTCTCGACTTCACTGCGGCCTTCTATGAGCATTGGGATCATCGTTGGACGGAGACGTTGCTCACGCGATTGGATCTACCCCGCGAACAGCGAGTTGGTCCGCTTTCGGTCGGTCAGCAGCAGAAACTGGCTCTGGCACTGGCGTTGGGACATCGCCCCTCGCTACTGATTCTCGACGAACCGGTCGCGAGCCTTGATCCCATCGCCCGCAGGGAATTGTTGGCGACGCTGATGGAGCTGGCGCTCGACAATCGACATACCGTGCTGTTTTCCACACACATCACGTCCGACCTCGAACGGATCGCGACGCATGTGGCGGTCCTACGCGAAGGAAAAATCGTTCTCTTCGATGAACTGGACTCCGTCAAAGACCGCGTGAAACGCCTCAGACTTACGGCAAGCTCTCCATTTCCCGAACGATTGATGATTCGTGCTGCGATTCGGACGCAGGTTGACGGCTGTCATGCGCTGGCGACTGTGACCGACCTGAGCGATGACCTGCTGGCCGAGCTACGTCAAAAGTTTAACGCGACGATCTCGGTCGAAGATCTCAATCTGGAAGATATCTTCGTGGAACTTCATCAACGGCCATCGGAACACGTTGGGGGGTTGCGATGA
- a CDS encoding carboxypeptidase-like regulatory domain-containing protein — protein sequence MQNTRHVWWCGLMMLGSVVFMGCSSNGDKWTKDRPKLFKSSGVVKYKSEPVEGAIVLYQSGEQTARGLTDAAGRFVLTTFDEGDGAIAGTHKVSIRKTVYEKKPTKYDSPEERSVAKFPKEMLPAKYAKADSSGLTAEIKSGGKNQETFELDD from the coding sequence ATGCAAAATACTCGTCATGTTTGGTGGTGCGGCTTGATGATGTTGGGCTCGGTCGTCTTCATGGGATGCTCGAGCAACGGTGACAAATGGACCAAGGATCGCCCCAAGCTTTTCAAAAGCTCGGGTGTCGTAAAATACAAAAGTGAACCGGTCGAAGGTGCCATTGTCTTGTATCAAAGCGGAGAGCAGACCGCGCGTGGCCTGACAGACGCGGCTGGGAGATTCGTGCTCACAACCTTTGATGAGGGGGATGGGGCCATCGCCGGGACGCATAAGGTCTCGATTCGCAAGACGGTCTACGAGAAAAAGCCGACCAAGTACGATTCTCCTGAAGAGAGATCGGTGGCAAAGTTTCCCAAAGAGATGTTACCAGCCAAGTACGCGAAAGCGGATTCATCGGGCTTGACCGCCGAGATCAAATCCGGCGGAAAGAATCAGGAAACGTTTGAGCTTGATGATTGA